One region of Lebetimonas natsushimae genomic DNA includes:
- a CDS encoding glycosyltransferase family 2 protein, translated as MKNISVIIPAYNEGRNLSKSVLSFINQTVKPLEIIIVDDCSSDNTLNIAYELKYKYSKFNIKILKHNKNKGAGGARNTGLLEARGDIIVFAEADGEYSKLYLQKVLNILERNRNCFTGGGLRVCSNRNKTIWIEYWNSLFEARWILSKKLNIHKGGWVFYKQDIKNIGGYNESLKEGEDIELTNRLLKKGFKSIWIGNVFFKHREPETIIEVFKRFFKAGKNTYKFRKLQKRYYKDVILSILFVVFSPILMIFPHFFIIFKSETRIAQIRLIKKYKKKQNNILSVILFPYQFYFQKMSTALGIIVSFFYEVTKKNKGL; from the coding sequence ATGAAAAATATTTCAGTTATTATACCGGCTTATAATGAAGGAAGAAATTTATCTAAAAGCGTTTTATCTTTTATTAATCAAACTGTTAAACCATTAGAAATTATTATTGTTGATGATTGTTCGAGTGATAATACTTTAAATATTGCTTATGAATTGAAATATAAATATTCTAAATTCAATATTAAAATATTAAAACATAATAAAAATAAAGGAGCTGGAGGAGCAAGAAATACTGGGCTTTTAGAAGCAAGAGGTGATATTATTGTTTTTGCAGAAGCTGATGGTGAATATTCAAAATTATATTTACAAAAAGTTTTAAATATTTTAGAGAGAAATAGGAATTGTTTTACTGGAGGAGGATTAAGAGTTTGTTCAAATAGAAATAAAACTATATGGATTGAGTATTGGAATTCTTTATTTGAAGCAAGATGGATTCTTAGTAAAAAATTAAATATACATAAGGGGGGATGGGTTTTTTATAAACAAGATATAAAAAATATTGGAGGATATAATGAATCATTAAAAGAAGGTGAAGATATAGAATTAACTAATCGTTTATTGAAAAAGGGATTTAAAAGTATTTGGATAGGTAATGTTTTTTTTAAACACCGAGAACCTGAAACTATAATAGAAGTTTTTAAAAGATTTTTTAAAGCCGGGAAAAATACTTATAAATTTAGAAAACTGCAAAAAAGATATTATAAGGATGTTATATTATCCATTTTATTTGTAGTTTTTTCCCCTATATTGATGATTTTTCCTCATTTTTTTATTATTTTTAAGTCTGAAACAAGGATTGCTCAAATTAGGTTAATAAAAAAATATAAAAAGAAACAAAATAATATTTTAAGTGTTATTTTATTTCCTTATCAATTTTATTTTCAAAAAATGTCAACTGCATTAGGAATTATTGTTAGTTTTTTTTATGAAGTAACTAAAAAAAATAAGGGTTTATAA
- a CDS encoding glycosyltransferase — MKKDIVLLSTAEWDHPFWTNKQHVAVELAKRGHKVFYIDSLGLRRPSASSQDFKRILKRIQKSLKKPKQVRENLWVWSPILLPFQNKKIVRKFNFVLLNNWLNFWLKNLNFKHEIFWTYNPLTSKLFDVKKYELLVYHCVDEIKAQPGMPIKILEVAEKELVELSDYVFTTSLKLYDTRKILNEHTYYFSNVADFNHFSKAMEETTIVPQDLTAISSPRIGFIGAISSYKIDFNLLEYLAKKFPHYSFILIGKIGEGDPWTKIDFLKKYKNIYFLGPKSYSELPNYLKGIDVAILPNNINEYTESMFPMKFFEYLAAGKPIVSVNLPSLKEYKNICFLSNTYEEFANNINKALKNPNFNLEKRISLAKEFTYEKRTEKMMKIIEGNL, encoded by the coding sequence ATGAAAAAGGATATAGTATTACTTTCTACGGCCGAATGGGATCATCCATTTTGGACTAATAAACAACATGTAGCTGTGGAATTGGCAAAAAGAGGTCATAAAGTTTTTTATATTGATTCTTTAGGTCTTCGTCGTCCTAGTGCGAGTAGTCAGGATTTTAAAAGAATTTTAAAAAGAATTCAAAAATCATTAAAAAAACCTAAACAAGTTAGAGAAAATTTATGGGTATGGTCTCCTATTTTATTGCCTTTTCAAAATAAAAAAATTGTTAGAAAGTTTAATTTTGTTTTATTAAATAACTGGTTAAATTTTTGGTTAAAAAATTTAAATTTTAAGCACGAAATTTTTTGGACATACAATCCTTTAACAAGTAAATTATTTGATGTTAAAAAATATGAACTGCTTGTATATCATTGTGTTGATGAGATAAAAGCTCAACCCGGAATGCCTATTAAAATTTTAGAAGTAGCAGAAAAAGAATTAGTTGAATTATCTGATTATGTTTTTACTACTTCATTAAAACTTTATGACACGCGTAAAATTTTAAATGAACATACTTATTATTTTTCCAATGTGGCTGATTTTAATCATTTTTCAAAAGCAATGGAAGAAACTACAATTGTCCCTCAAGATTTAACAGCTATTTCTTCTCCTCGAATAGGTTTTATTGGGGCTATAAGTAGTTATAAAATAGATTTTAATTTATTAGAATATTTAGCTAAAAAATTTCCTCATTATTCTTTTATTCTTATAGGAAAGATTGGTGAAGGAGATCCATGGACAAAAATTGATTTTCTTAAAAAATATAAAAATATTTATTTTTTAGGTCCTAAATCATATTCTGAATTACCTAATTATTTAAAAGGAATAGATGTTGCTATATTGCCTAATAATATAAATGAATATACAGAATCTATGTTTCCAATGAAATTTTTTGAATATTTAGCGGCAGGTAAACCTATAGTTAGTGTTAATTTACCGTCTTTAAAAGAATATAAAAATATATGTTTTTTATCAAATACATATGAAGAATTTGCAAATAATATTAATAAAGCATTAAAAAATCCTAATTTTAATTTAGAAAAACGGATATCTTTAGCTAAAGAATTTACTTATGAAAAAAGAACTGAAAAAATGATGAAAATAATTGAAGGAAATTTATGA
- a CDS encoding glycosyltransferase family 4 protein, with protein sequence MKEKYKLLIVARDIVNTGGGHVIEQLCKNLINYCDEIVVFTDYKNSILNELEIKQITSFYGEKLYNYNPKRKVFKIIRHFLRVSFFAFSTLKLKNKKFSEYIILDNNNEGFICDISLTHDVFTCTLLKDVKKNKRKIKRIFNPVLLFKIVKEWIVLNKNSTKFIIAISNETLKEINFVCKKKKKPKKVIGHGVDLEKFYPNEKIKKNLRKKYNIPNEKFVLLLSGHDYERKGLEYVIKALKLLPDDIILVVTGKGDIEPYLALAKKLSVYDRVYYLGLLNDVREGYWLSDVFVLPTSYEGWGLVATEAMGCGLPVLISKVGGVKDYLIDGYNGLAIERDEYNIAKKVLYIKNNQSIYNNIRKNGIETAKKYNWENVAKKYLEVIKFVGKQKNV encoded by the coding sequence ATGAAAGAAAAATATAAATTGCTTATCGTAGCTAGGGATATTGTAAATACAGGAGGAGGTCATGTAATAGAACAGCTTTGTAAAAATTTAATTAATTATTGCGATGAAATTGTGGTTTTTACTGATTATAAAAATTCTATATTAAACGAATTAGAAATTAAACAAATAACTTCTTTTTATGGAGAAAAATTATATAACTATAATCCAAAAAGAAAAGTTTTTAAAATAATAAGACACTTTTTAAGAGTTAGTTTTTTTGCTTTTTCTACTTTAAAATTAAAAAATAAGAAATTTTCAGAATATATTATATTAGATAATAATAATGAAGGTTTTATTTGTGATATTTCATTAACTCATGATGTTTTTACATGTACTTTATTAAAAGATGTTAAGAAAAATAAAAGAAAAATAAAAAGGATATTTAATCCTGTATTACTATTTAAAATAGTTAAAGAGTGGATTGTTTTAAATAAAAATAGTACTAAATTTATAATAGCTATTTCTAATGAAACTTTAAAAGAAATTAATTTTGTTTGTAAAAAAAAGAAAAAACCTAAAAAAGTTATAGGACATGGGGTGGATTTAGAAAAATTTTATCCAAATGAAAAGATAAAAAAGAATTTAAGAAAAAAATATAATATTCCTAATGAAAAATTTGTTTTATTACTTTCTGGGCATGATTATGAAAGAAAAGGACTAGAGTATGTTATTAAAGCGCTTAAATTGCTACCGGATGATATAATTTTAGTTGTAACAGGAAAAGGAGATATAGAACCTTATTTAGCACTTGCAAAAAAACTTTCAGTTTATGATAGAGTTTATTATTTAGGACTTTTAAATGATGTAAGGGAAGGATATTGGTTGAGTGATGTTTTTGTTTTACCTACTTCGTATGAAGGATGGGGATTAGTTGCTACTGAAGCAATGGGATGTGGTTTACCTGTTTTAATATCAAAAGTAGGAGGTGTAAAAGATTATTTGATAGATGGATATAATGGTTTAGCTATTGAACGTGATGAGTATAATATAGCAAAAAAAGTTTTATATATTAAAAATAATCAATCTATTTATAATAACATAAGGAAAAATGGAATAGAAACTGCTAAGAAATATAATTGGGAAAATGTTGCTAAGAAGTATTTAGAAGTTATAAAATTTGTAGGTAAACAAAAAAATGTTTAA
- a CDS encoding lipid II flippase MurJ — MFKSFFKIFTGNIIGKIIGFLREIIIAYLYGTSVPVGAFRIAQTAVLIPVNFFTSDTLNAGFIPLYNHYKKISIYKAQSFFWILNIALTLISFIIVIILFKSAFWWVNLIAPGFSVAEHNLAVLFVKIMSLSIPFYVLSLLYSYLALAHNYSFLVSIRPSIQSFGMICGAILAYYFNNIALFAWGFTGAYIFFFFLAIKELLKKNLFYFSFQNIGEILKDFFNIIKPLLLLPIMLQGNIFIERMVSSYMGIDVVASVEYAKFITESGISLLAAPLGLIGLATLSNFNMKKTRDKLLQIISLILIITIPISMFLISNSELIVSFIFKRGAFDKESVLITKNILIGLSIGFWAQIVSYIMIKALNAQHENKKVVIFMAIALSSNTLFDIFFYKILGPITIGIGSSIYGFILFILTINFFNISRYLLNIIFWLLIGSVIYFFINNFLYFKNEFIDIFITFFLFLLYWAIYIFIIPILRNNIISILKGKK, encoded by the coding sequence ATGTTTAAATCTTTTTTTAAAATATTTACAGGTAATATCATAGGGAAAATAATAGGATTTTTAAGAGAAATTATAATAGCTTATTTATATGGTACTAGTGTACCTGTTGGAGCATTTCGTATCGCACAAACTGCTGTATTAATTCCTGTAAATTTTTTTACATCCGATACTTTAAATGCAGGATTTATTCCTCTTTATAATCACTATAAAAAAATTAGTATTTATAAAGCCCAATCGTTTTTTTGGATTTTAAATATAGCTCTTACGTTAATATCTTTCATAATTGTTATTATTTTATTTAAATCAGCTTTTTGGTGGGTAAATTTGATTGCTCCTGGTTTTTCTGTGGCAGAGCACAATTTGGCAGTACTTTTTGTTAAAATTATGTCTTTAAGTATTCCTTTCTATGTATTAAGTTTGCTTTATTCATATCTTGCATTAGCTCATAATTATAGTTTTCTTGTTTCTATTAGGCCTTCTATACAAAGTTTTGGAATGATTTGTGGAGCAATTTTGGCATATTATTTTAACAACATTGCATTATTTGCATGGGGTTTTACTGGGGCTTATATATTTTTTTTCTTTTTAGCTATAAAAGAATTATTAAAAAAAAATTTATTTTATTTTTCTTTTCAAAATATAGGAGAAATATTAAAGGATTTTTTTAATATTATTAAACCTTTATTGTTATTACCTATTATGTTACAAGGAAATATATTTATAGAGCGAATGGTGTCTTCTTATATGGGTATTGATGTTGTGGCTTCAGTGGAATATGCTAAATTTATTACAGAATCTGGAATATCTCTTTTGGCAGCTCCTTTAGGTCTTATAGGATTAGCTACATTAAGTAATTTTAATATGAAAAAAACAAGAGATAAGTTATTGCAAATAATTTCTCTTATTTTAATAATTACGATTCCGATATCTATGTTTTTAATTTCAAATTCTGAATTAATTGTTTCTTTTATATTTAAAAGAGGAGCTTTTGATAAAGAATCTGTATTAATTACTAAAAATATATTAATTGGTTTATCTATAGGCTTTTGGGCACAAATAGTATCTTATATTATGATAAAAGCTTTAAATGCTCAACATGAAAATAAAAAAGTAGTTATTTTTATGGCTATTGCTTTAAGCTCGAATACTTTATTTGATATTTTTTTTTATAAAATATTAGGACCTATTACTATAGGTATAGGATCAAGTATTTACGGATTTATTCTTTTTATTTTAACGATTAATTTTTTTAATATTTCAAGATATTTATTAAATATAATATTTTGGTTATTAATTGGAAGTGTGATTTATTTTTTTATTAATAATTTTTTATATTTTAAAAATGAATTTATTGATATTTTTATTACATTTTTTTTATTTTTATTATATTGGGCAATTTATATTTTTATAATTCCAATTTTAAGAAATAATATTATATCAATTTTAAAAGGAAAAAAATGA